In Glycine max cultivar Williams 82 chromosome 7, Glycine_max_v4.0, whole genome shotgun sequence, a single window of DNA contains:
- the LOC100784983 gene encoding protein MOS2 — MFLFLFLIRERRTESMKLSFSVPSSKPHSKPKAVSNTFDDNSTSQNDTGGTKYLITEFDPSKPAPTSVPKTLIPPIQNQWQPFKKMKNLHLPTAADVESLAFELHTDGDQPESDISYGLNVRADNNPEGNNKDDSDAAAPRRRVPLEATALQKLKSDLERLPEDQGMEEFKDVAVEGYGAALLAGYGWKEGMGIGRNAKEDVKVVEIKRRTAKEGLGFVGDAPAALVLSNNEKDNKKKEKKEKVVRIVGGRDSGLKGSVVSRIGDDYLVLELSRSGEKVKVKVKVGDVAELGSKEEERCLRKLKELKTQSEEDKVSKSKRGRDEVEEKRGDLNRRKEKRVDVGRKEERRVVDHRKVSWLTSHIRVRVISRDLKGGRLYLKKGEVLDVVGPTTCDISMDENREIVQGVSQDVLETVIPKRGGPVLVLAGKYKGVYGSLAERDFDRETAIVRDADTHELLNVKLEQIAEYIGDPSLLGH, encoded by the coding sequence atgttcttgttcttgttcttgattcgTGAAAGAAGAACTGAAAGCATGAAGCTCTCCTTCTCCGTCCCATCATCCAAACCCCACTCGAAGCCCAAAGCCGTCTCCAACACCTTCGACGACAATTCCACCTCCCAAAACGACACCGGCGGAACCAAATACCTCATCACCGAATTCGACCCTTCCAAACCCGCTCCCACCTCCGTCCCCAAAACCCTAATTCCCCCAATCCAAAACCAATGGCAACCCTTCAAGAAGATGAAGAATCTCCACCTCCCCACCGCCGCCGACGTCGAATCCCTCGCCTTCGAACTCCACACCGACGGGGACCAACCCGAATCCGACATCTCCTACGGCCTCAACGTCCGTGCCGACAATAATCCAGAAGGAAACAACAAAGACGACAGTGATGCTGCCGCGCCACGGCGTCGAGTTCCGCTGGAGGCCACGGCGCTGCAGAAGCTGAAAAGCGATCTGGAGAGGCTGCCGGAGGACCAGGGGATGGAGGAGTTCAAGGATGTCGCCGTCGAGGGTTACGGCGCGGCACTGCTCGCTGGCTACGGCTGGAAGGAAGGAATGGGGATTGGGAGGAACGCCAAGGAGGACGTGAAGGTGGTGGAGATCAAACGGAGAACTGCCAAGGAAGGATTAGGGTTTGTCGGTGATGCTCCTGCCGCGCTCGTTCTGAGCAACAATGAGAAGGACaacaagaagaaggagaagaaggagaaggttGTTAGGATTGTTGGGGGAAGAGATTCTGGGTTGAAGGGTAGTGTTGTGTCTAGGATTGGGGATGATTATCTTGTTTTGGAGCTTTCAAGGAGTGGAGAGAAGGTGAAGGTGAAGGTGAAGGTTGGTGATGTTGCTGAATTGGGTTCTAAGGAGGAAGAGAGGTGTTTGAGGAAATTGAAGGAGTTGAAGACTCAGAGCGAGGAGGATAAAGTGTCAAAGAGTAAGCGCGGTAGGGATGAGGTGGAGGAGAAGAGAGGGGATCTTAATAGGAGAAAGGAGAAGAGAGTTGATGTTGGTAGGAAAGAGGAGAGGAGAGTGGTGGATCATAGGAAGGTTTCCTGGCTTACAAGTCACATTCGTGTTAGGGTGATTAGCCGGGATTTGAAAGGGGGGCGGTTGTATTTGAAGAAGGGGGAGGTTCTGGATGTTGTTGGGCCTACTACTTGTGATATTTCTATGGATGAGAACCGGGAGATTGTTCAAGGAGTGTCACAAGATGTTCTCGAGACAGTGATACCGAAACGTGGGGGACCGGTGCTTGTGTTGGCTGGTAAATACAAGGGTGTCTACGGGAGTCTGGCAGAGAGGGATTTTGACCGGGAAACTGCCATTGTTAGGGATGCTGATACCCATGAGCTGCTCAATGTGAAACTTGAACAGATTGCAGAGTATATAGGGGACCCAAGCTTATTGGGACATTGA